Proteins encoded in a region of the Streptomyces violaceoruber genome:
- a CDS encoding NAD(P)-dependent alcohol dehydrogenase, with product MKAVVQERFGPPDSLRLRDVDRPHAGAGQVLVRVHAAAVNPYDWHMLRGDPYVARMLGGMGLTRPKCPVAGLDAAGVVERVGADVRGFGPGDRVLGFCPGAFAEYACTTAPMLVPVPEGLTFEQAAALPMAAVTALRGIRTVGRVRSGQRVLVNGAGGGVGTFAVQIAAVLDAEVTGVCSAANTDLVRSLGAAHVLDYAREDFTDGRGRYDVVLDNVGNHPLGRLRRALTPAGVLVANGGGSPGRVFGAVGAMLRLAAANAVARQRLRPILPATPDGPVHEDLSAVTALVDAGQVTPVVGRTFALADTARALRHVEEGHARGKTVVTVA from the coding sequence ATGAAGGCAGTGGTCCAGGAGCGGTTCGGTCCCCCGGACAGCCTGCGGCTGCGGGACGTGGACCGGCCTCACGCCGGTGCCGGCCAGGTGCTGGTGCGCGTGCACGCCGCCGCCGTGAACCCCTACGACTGGCACATGCTGCGCGGAGACCCGTACGTGGCCCGGATGCTGGGCGGCATGGGGCTGACCCGGCCGAAGTGCCCGGTGGCCGGCCTCGACGCGGCGGGGGTGGTGGAGCGGGTCGGCGCGGACGTGCGGGGGTTCGGTCCCGGCGACCGGGTCCTGGGGTTCTGCCCGGGAGCCTTCGCCGAGTACGCGTGCACCACCGCACCGATGCTGGTGCCCGTGCCCGAGGGGCTGACCTTCGAGCAGGCCGCGGCACTGCCGATGGCGGCGGTGACCGCCCTGCGCGGCATCCGGACCGTCGGTCGCGTGCGGTCCGGGCAGCGGGTCCTGGTCAACGGGGCGGGCGGCGGGGTGGGCACCTTCGCGGTCCAGATCGCGGCGGTCCTGGACGCGGAGGTCACCGGGGTGTGCAGCGCCGCCAACACCGACCTGGTGCGTTCCCTGGGCGCCGCCCATGTCCTGGACTACGCCCGGGAGGACTTCACCGACGGACGCGGGCGCTACGACGTCGTACTGGACAACGTGGGCAACCACCCGCTGGGCCGGCTGCGCCGGGCGCTCACCCCGGCGGGCGTCCTGGTGGCCAACGGCGGCGGCTCCCCCGGCCGGGTGTTCGGGGCCGTCGGCGCCATGCTGAGACTGGCGGCGGCCAACGCCGTCGCACGGCAGAGGCTGCGTCCGATCCTGCCGGCGACCCCGGACGGGCCGGTCCACGAGGATCTGTCGGCCGTCACCGCGCTCGTCGACGCCGGGCAGGTCACGCCCGTGGTCGGCCGGACCTTCGCCCTGGCCGACACCGCACGGGCGCTGCGGCACGTCGAGGAGGGCCACGCGCGCGGCAAGACCGTCGTCACCGTGGCGTAG
- a CDS encoding dihydrofolate reductase family protein has product MTRIIADISISLDGCVTGPDPGPGNGLGTGGEALHTWAFSDDPEERRIVRETTARSGAVVLGRRLFDLVDGPGGWDDTVGYGAAEVGRPPFVVVTASPPESVRLTGLDWTFVTTGLPDAVAAARERAEAASADLGRDLDVVLMGGGALIGSALDAGLVEVLSLHLAPVVLGFGTPLFTGGTPHTLVRRSANATPNATHLLYELL; this is encoded by the coding sequence ATGACTCGCATCATCGCGGACATCTCGATCTCCCTCGACGGCTGCGTCACCGGGCCCGATCCCGGCCCGGGCAACGGTCTGGGCACCGGCGGCGAGGCCCTGCACACCTGGGCGTTCTCCGACGATCCCGAGGAGCGCCGGATCGTGCGCGAGACGACCGCCCGGTCGGGCGCCGTCGTCCTCGGCCGCCGGCTCTTCGACCTGGTGGACGGACCGGGCGGCTGGGACGACACCGTCGGCTACGGCGCCGCGGAGGTCGGCAGACCGCCGTTCGTCGTCGTGACGGCCTCGCCACCGGAGTCGGTCCGGCTCACCGGCCTCGACTGGACGTTCGTCACGACCGGTCTGCCCGACGCCGTCGCCGCGGCCCGCGAGCGTGCCGAGGCGGCTTCGGCGGACCTCGGCCGGGACCTCGACGTCGTCCTGATGGGCGGCGGGGCCCTGATCGGCTCCGCGCTCGACGCCGGGCTGGTCGAGGTGCTGTCCCTGCACCTGGCCCCCGTCGTGCTGGGCTTTGGAACGCCGCTGTTCACCGGGGGAACACCGCACACGCTCGTCCGGCGGAGCGCGAACGCCACACCGAACGCCACGCACCTGCTCTACGAACTCCTCTGA
- a CDS encoding DUF1838 domain-containing protein, which translates to MTTPAQSLRSLARTRASLDGEEVTYWWSGSVFAWAPDEPYERLFGFEGVNVARLVHDAEDGPDSYRLLTREAAFYLDPVTGDILETWRDQPVVHVWNDPANQKWRPFPVPTTDLGDQVCFSLEIPLAYPSPLPTAQYPRHSAGDTYRALELFQFFARREDLAGPDPSVPATMSWTRMSPWVPWMARGGRPGGLTYHCRGRKLGSYTEVPERTRAHIAGHHPRFARAPERWSEPNETSWTYFRALNPPV; encoded by the coding sequence ATGACGACACCCGCGCAGTCGCTCCGCTCCCTCGCCCGCACCCGGGCCTCCCTCGACGGCGAGGAGGTCACGTACTGGTGGTCCGGAAGTGTGTTCGCATGGGCGCCCGACGAGCCCTACGAGCGTCTCTTCGGCTTCGAAGGCGTCAACGTCGCCCGCCTCGTCCACGACGCCGAGGACGGCCCGGACTCCTACCGGCTGCTCACCCGTGAGGCCGCGTTCTACCTGGACCCCGTCACCGGCGACATCCTGGAGACCTGGCGGGACCAGCCGGTGGTGCACGTCTGGAACGACCCGGCGAACCAGAAGTGGCGCCCCTTCCCGGTCCCGACGACCGACCTGGGCGACCAGGTCTGCTTCAGCCTGGAGATCCCGCTCGCCTACCCCTCGCCCCTGCCGACGGCCCAGTACCCCCGCCACTCGGCCGGTGACACGTACCGGGCCCTGGAACTCTTCCAGTTCTTCGCCCGCCGCGAGGACCTGGCCGGACCGGACCCCAGTGTCCCGGCGACCATGTCGTGGACCCGGATGTCCCCGTGGGTCCCGTGGATGGCCCGCGGCGGGCGGCCCGGCGGCCTCACCTACCATTGCCGCGGCCGCAAGCTCGGCTCGTACACGGAGGTGCCCGAGCGCACCCGTGCCCACATCGCCGGCCACCACCCGCGGTTCGCCCGGGCCCCGGAGAGGTGGAGCGAGCCGAACGAGACCAGCTGGACGTACTTCCGCGCGCTCAACCCGCCCGTGTGA
- a CDS encoding DUF998 domain-containing protein gives MRFVPRWVLLSSGCAPVLLIAGWTGAAYAEGASYDPVTQTISVLGAYGAAGFWVMTAAFLALGVCHLLTAWGLRPAATAGRVALGGGGLAALVLVALPAPSSGGSLRHGAVVVVGFTLLAVWPVLAVNGGPAGPWALRLAPSIAVTTLMAAGGVWFLIEMRQHGDAGVAERVVTSLQSLWPFVVAASCLRHARRPGTAPEG, from the coding sequence ATGCGATTTGTTCCCAGATGGGTCCTGCTCTCGTCGGGATGCGCACCCGTACTGCTGATCGCAGGCTGGACCGGCGCCGCGTACGCCGAAGGAGCTTCCTACGATCCCGTCACCCAGACCATCAGCGTTCTGGGGGCCTACGGAGCCGCCGGATTCTGGGTGATGACGGCGGCGTTCCTGGCCCTGGGCGTCTGCCACCTGCTGACCGCCTGGGGGCTGCGGCCCGCCGCCACCGCCGGACGCGTGGCGCTGGGCGGCGGCGGACTCGCCGCGCTGGTCCTGGTGGCGCTCCCCGCGCCCAGCAGCGGAGGCTCCCTGCGGCACGGCGCGGTGGTGGTGGTCGGGTTCACGCTCCTGGCGGTCTGGCCGGTGCTGGCCGTCAACGGAGGTCCGGCCGGTCCCTGGGCGCTGCGTCTCGCGCCCTCGATCGCCGTGACGACCCTGATGGCCGCCGGTGGAGTGTGGTTCCTGATCGAGATGCGGCAGCACGGCGACGCCGGCGTCGCCGAACGCGTCGTGACCTCCCTCCAGTCGCTGTGGCCCTTCGTGGTGGCCGCCTCCTGCCTCCGCCACGCCCGGCGACCGGGGACGGCCCCGGAGGGGTGA
- the sigJ gene encoding RNA polymerase sigma factor SigJ — MGTAGTSTDATVGERRQLINVAYRLLGSLAEAEDAVQEAYARWYALPRSRQEEIVSPGAWLTTVTGRVCLDALGSARARRERYVGAWLPDPLPAHAERGPGHGADPADQMVLDESVTMAFLVVLESMTPAERVAFVLHDVFRYPFADIAGILRRTPAACKQLAASARRRVRGARAPQTPAAVRADVVRQVKEAWQTKDIAALVDLLDPAAVMTADGGGMVGTALRPIEGGARIAQYMAAVADKAPGLELLERSVNGVPGLVARRDGAVMTVAAFDVADGRVTRIWVVRNPEKLGPWVG, encoded by the coding sequence ATGGGGACGGCTGGGACGAGTACCGACGCGACGGTCGGCGAGCGTCGTCAACTGATCAATGTCGCCTACCGGTTGCTCGGTTCGCTGGCCGAGGCCGAGGACGCCGTGCAGGAGGCCTACGCACGCTGGTACGCGCTGCCCCGGAGCCGGCAGGAGGAGATCGTGTCCCCGGGGGCCTGGCTGACGACCGTGACCGGCCGGGTCTGCCTGGACGCGCTCGGCTCGGCGCGGGCCCGGCGTGAACGCTACGTCGGCGCGTGGCTGCCGGATCCCCTCCCCGCCCACGCCGAGCGGGGCCCCGGCCACGGCGCCGATCCTGCCGACCAGATGGTCCTGGACGAGTCGGTGACCATGGCCTTCCTCGTCGTCCTGGAGTCGATGACGCCGGCCGAGCGGGTCGCTTTCGTCCTCCACGACGTCTTCCGCTACCCCTTCGCCGACATCGCGGGCATCCTCCGCCGGACCCCCGCGGCCTGCAAGCAGCTCGCGGCCTCGGCCCGGCGCCGGGTGCGCGGCGCGCGGGCTCCGCAGACGCCGGCCGCGGTGCGGGCCGACGTGGTGCGGCAGGTCAAGGAGGCGTGGCAGACCAAGGACATCGCCGCTCTCGTCGACCTCCTCGACCCGGCCGCGGTCATGACCGCCGACGGCGGCGGCATGGTCGGCACCGCCCTGCGCCCGATCGAGGGCGGTGCCCGCATCGCCCAGTACATGGCCGCCGTCGCCGACAAGGCCCCGGGACTCGAACTCCTGGAGCGCTCGGTCAACGGGGTGCCGGGCCTGGTGGCCCGGCGCGACGGCGCCGTCATGACCGTCGCGGCCTTCGACGTCGCCGACGGCCGCGTCACCCGCATCTGGGTGGTCCGCAACCCCGAGAAGCTGGGGCCGTGGGTAGGCTGA